The genomic stretch TCAGTGACTATCACTGCAATTTCAATTGAGCAGGTAGAAGTGCTGTACAAAGAGCTGGGCGATATTGAAATCGTACGCATGGTACTGTAAGCGGCTCAATCTGGATTTATTTGATATATTCAATTTTTTTTGAAAGCAGCCACTGGCTGCTTTTTGTTTATTTATCAATAAATTAAAATAGTTACATAAATTTCAGGGTCAAAAATAGTGCTTCGATCTGTAGTTCAAAACGCTGAACACGTTTATAATCCCAGCACTTTATATATCACTGACGGACTTCTACGATGGATAACCAGCTTGTTGTCAGACGATTAGGTCGACAGGATTACCATCCTGTTTGGCAGGCAATGCATGACTTTACCGATCAACGCGATGACAGCACCTGCGATGAAGTATGGCTTGTCGAACACAACCCGGTGTTCACCCAGGGTCAGGCCGGTAAAGCCGAACACCTTCTCAACACTGGTGACATTCCGGTTGTACAAAGTGATCGTGGCGGCCAGGTGACTTATCACGGTCCCGGTCAGATCGTCGCTTACTTCCTGATTAATCTGCGTCGTAAGAGCCTCGGAGTACGAGAACTCGTCACTGATATTGAGAACCTCGTAATTAACACGTTAAAAGCTTACAATATCGACTCTGCCGCGCGCCCGGATGCTCCTGGCGTTTATGTCGATGGTAAAAAAATCTGCTCACTCGGTCTTAGAATTCGTAAAGGCTGTTCGTTCCATGGTTTAGCGCTCAACGTCAACATGGACCTCTCTCCTTTTCAGCGTATCAACCCATGCGGTTACCAAGGTATGCAAATGGTGCAAGTGAGCGATTTAGGCGGCCCGGGTGATATCGCGGACGTCGAGCAACAACTCATAAAAGAACTCGTCAGCCTGTTTGGTTACGAACAAGTAGAATTCAGCACTGAAGCACCTGTCATAGGTAAGAAAGCATGAGCAAACCAATCCAAATGGAAAAAGGCGTAAAATACCGTGACGCCGACAAAATGGCATTAATTCCAGTTAAAAACATGCCTGCCGAGCAGAAAGAAATCCTGCGTAAACCGGAATGGATGAAAATCAAACTGCCTGCGGACAGTCAGCGTATTCAGGACATCAAGTCAGCAATGCGCAAAAATAATCTCCATTCTGTGTGTGAAGAAGCATCCTGCCCTAACCTGGCCGAATGTTTTAACCACGGTACTGCAACCTTTATGATTCTGGGTGCTATCTGTACCCGTCGTTGTCCATTCTGTGACGTTGCCCATGGCCGTCCTCTGACTCCGGATGCACAAGAGCCGCACAAACTGGCTCAGACCATCAAGGACATGAAGCTGAAATACGTGGTGATCACCTCAGTGGATCGTGATGACCTGCGTGACGGCGGTGCTCAGCACTTCGCGGACTGCAACCGCGAGATCCGTGCTCTGAACCCTGAAATCCGCATTGAAACCCTGGTTCCTGACTTCCGTGGTCGTATGGATGTGGCGCTGGATCTGCTAAAAGATAACCCGCCAGATGTATTCAACCACAACCTGGAAACTGCACCGCGCCTGTACCGTAAAGCGCGCCCTGGTGCCAACTACAAATGGTCAC from Vibrio ostreae encodes the following:
- the lipB gene encoding lipoyl(octanoyl) transferase LipB is translated as MDNQLVVRRLGRQDYHPVWQAMHDFTDQRDDSTCDEVWLVEHNPVFTQGQAGKAEHLLNTGDIPVVQSDRGGQVTYHGPGQIVAYFLINLRRKSLGVRELVTDIENLVINTLKAYNIDSAARPDAPGVYVDGKKICSLGLRIRKGCSFHGLALNVNMDLSPFQRINPCGYQGMQMVQVSDLGGPGDIADVEQQLIKELVSLFGYEQVEFSTEAPVIGKKA
- the lipA gene encoding lipoyl synthase, whose translation is MSKPIQMEKGVKYRDADKMALIPVKNMPAEQKEILRKPEWMKIKLPADSQRIQDIKSAMRKNNLHSVCEEASCPNLAECFNHGTATFMILGAICTRRCPFCDVAHGRPLTPDAQEPHKLAQTIKDMKLKYVVITSVDRDDLRDGGAQHFADCNREIRALNPEIRIETLVPDFRGRMDVALDLLKDNPPDVFNHNLETAPRLYRKARPGANYKWSLELLRKFKEMHPDVPTKSGLMMGLGETKEEIVEVLKDLRAHGVTMLTLGQYLAPSRHHLPVERYVPPSEFDELKDIALELGFTHAACGPFVRSSYHADLQAKGMEVK